A region of Myxococcus stipitatus DSM 14675 DNA encodes the following proteins:
- a CDS encoding YciI family protein: MKYLCLLHYDLAKFETLTPARLEALGKECAPYNAALQASGQQVAVGSLQHGTSMILRVRDGKPSTSEGTIASTVGAVLIVEARDLNDAVRVASLHPAACTGEDLGWAVEVRPFQMFESKA, encoded by the coding sequence ATGAAGTATCTCTGCCTGCTGCACTACGACCTCGCGAAGTTCGAGACCCTCACCCCCGCCCGGCTGGAGGCCCTCGGAAAGGAGTGTGCGCCCTACAACGCGGCCCTCCAGGCCAGCGGGCAGCAGGTGGCCGTGGGCTCGCTCCAGCACGGCACCTCCATGATTCTGCGGGTGCGGGACGGCAAGCCCTCGACCTCCGAGGGCACCATCGCCAGCACGGTGGGAGCGGTGCTCATCGTGGAGGCGCGTGACTTGAATGACGCGGTCCGGGTGGCGTCGCTGCACCCCGCGGCGTGCACGGGCGAGGACCTGGGATGGGCCGTGGAGGTCCGTCCGTTCCAGATGTTTGAATCCAAGGCGTGA
- a CDS encoding RNA polymerase sigma factor, translating into MSDEADGELRGKLDEVYRTESRRVLATLIRLLGDFELAEEALAEAFIAAARRWPREGVPASPRAWLVSAGRFRAIDGLRQRARFDERVADLAAQLDIAPPSPDGGDDAWPDDPLRLIFTCCHPELPPDAQIALTLREVCGLTTEEIAHAFLVSASTIAQRIVRAKARIREARIPYEVPSLEVLPDRLDTVLRAIYLVFNEGYLASSGPALLRADLSSEALRLGRLLVELLPEPEALGLLSLMLLTEARREARMSPDGDLILLEDQDRSTWNAAFIAEGSALAERALRSRRFGPYTLQAAISAVHSEAREAGRTDWPQIVGLYDVLLRAEPSAVVELNRALAVAMRDGPEAGLALVDGLLARGALTDYRFLHSARADLYRRLGRSAEARASYVRALELTRQEAERRLLQRRLDALG; encoded by the coding sequence GTGAGTGACGAGGCGGATGGGGAGCTTCGCGGGAAGCTCGATGAGGTCTATCGCACGGAGTCGCGGCGGGTGCTCGCCACGCTCATCCGGCTCCTCGGCGACTTCGAGCTCGCCGAGGAGGCGCTGGCGGAGGCCTTCATCGCGGCGGCGCGGCGCTGGCCTCGGGAAGGAGTGCCCGCGAGTCCTCGCGCATGGCTCGTGTCCGCGGGGCGGTTCCGGGCCATCGACGGGCTTCGTCAGCGCGCCCGGTTCGATGAGCGCGTCGCGGACCTGGCGGCCCAGCTCGATATCGCCCCGCCGTCTCCGGATGGCGGCGATGACGCGTGGCCCGATGACCCGCTGCGCCTCATCTTCACCTGCTGCCACCCGGAGCTCCCGCCGGATGCGCAGATTGCCCTCACGCTGCGCGAGGTCTGCGGACTGACGACGGAGGAGATTGCCCACGCGTTCCTCGTGAGTGCATCCACCATCGCCCAGCGCATCGTGAGGGCGAAGGCGCGGATTCGGGAGGCGCGGATTCCCTATGAGGTGCCGTCCCTGGAGGTGCTGCCGGACCGGCTCGACACGGTGCTGCGGGCCATCTACCTGGTGTTCAACGAGGGGTATCTCGCCTCCTCGGGGCCCGCGCTCCTGCGGGCGGACCTGTCGAGCGAGGCGCTCCGCCTGGGCCGGCTCCTCGTGGAGCTGCTGCCGGAGCCCGAGGCCCTGGGCTTGCTGTCGCTGATGCTGCTGACGGAGGCGCGTCGCGAGGCGCGCATGTCGCCCGACGGTGACCTCATCCTCCTGGAGGACCAGGACCGCTCGACGTGGAACGCGGCCTTCATCGCCGAGGGCAGCGCGCTGGCGGAGCGGGCGCTGCGTTCCCGGCGGTTCGGGCCGTACACGCTCCAGGCCGCCATCTCCGCGGTGCACTCGGAGGCTCGGGAGGCGGGGCGGACGGACTGGCCCCAGATTGTCGGGCTCTATGACGTGCTCCTGCGCGCGGAGCCCTCGGCGGTGGTCGAGCTCAACCGCGCGCTGGCGGTCGCCATGCGGGATGGACCGGAGGCGGGGCTCGCGCTGGTGGATGGGCTGCTGGCGCGGGGCGCTCTGACGGACTATCGCTTCCTGCACTCGGCGCGAGCGGACCTGTACCGGCGGCTGGGGCGGAGCGCGGAGGCCCGGGCCTCCTATGTACGGGCGCTCGAGCTCACGCGGCAGGAGGCGGAGCGGCGGCTGCTCCAGCGGCGACTGGACGCCTTGGGGTGA
- a CDS encoding YciI family protein, whose protein sequence is MKYLCLAYYNEAAFESLSPAELEALGKQCQPLDESLRQSGKLGAVASLRHRAAVTVRPRGGGISVTDGPFVESKEQVGSFFLIEARDLEEAVQVASLHPAARLGEHLGWGLEIRPVETFVP, encoded by the coding sequence GTGAAGTATCTCTGTCTGGCCTACTACAACGAGGCGGCCTTCGAGTCGCTGTCACCCGCGGAGCTGGAGGCGCTGGGCAAGCAGTGCCAGCCGCTGGACGAGTCGCTTCGCCAGAGCGGGAAGCTCGGCGCGGTGGCCTCGTTGCGGCACCGTGCGGCCGTGACGGTGCGTCCCCGGGGCGGCGGGATTTCGGTGACGGACGGGCCGTTCGTCGAGTCGAAGGAGCAGGTCGGCTCCTTCTTCCTCATCGAGGCGCGTGACTTGGAGGAGGCGGTCCAGGTCGCGTCGCTCCACCCCGCGGCGCGGCTGGGCGAGCACCTGGGCTGGGGCCTTGAAATCCGGCCCGTCGAGACGTTCGTGCCGTGA